The following are encoded in a window of Roseimaritima ulvae genomic DNA:
- a CDS encoding DUF4139 domain-containing protein gives MPACNTTSLLLALLTFVPLGIARPAQGRADEAVASAIDAVTVYRDQAQVIRRFDVPASPELQRIRVTGLPAQLVEGTAYAESEANTTVRSVRVYTTTQVSPESQQKLRQLRAELGELEDELEAAEQMLAVIEQDLLTVEKLVRFSAEKAQQNLDRATLDSKTVTELADFTMQRRRLLAAELHEAQGQVQQLQEDIVENQSRQQKISAQQQTRAFEAMVEVNSPEGGWVRLAYRVNQVSWTPRYTLRGQSGDDDSRTFELQLAAVVSQASGEDWQDVALTLSTAQPDIQSAGPMLTPLRVGTAATAGGTAAVSPSPAETLAGLSGRDGQEVPGWQDQAVWQRDIGLNAEAGRRQLDELSRDLNAQREVAADAGADITDATYRVPGRIDLDSRAGGQTVAISNDTLNGELAYVVTPLLSSFAYRQAELTNTLGRNLIAGEAGIYLDDKFVGTTTLPPTAAGGRLLVGFGADRQLRTRRELLSRDSSIHGGNQRQELKVRLVVSNYHDHPVSVRLLDRVPVSNQDAAISVALSAEADDQLSDDGLYRRMQYPTGILRWDLDVPAERFGSKAFDFEYRFTLEYDRQQQIVGDQMIESIRNDYRFENSSGGGMGGMGGGIF, from the coding sequence ATGCCAGCTTGCAATACAACTTCTTTGCTCCTTGCTTTGCTCACGTTTGTGCCGCTGGGGATCGCTCGCCCCGCACAGGGTCGAGCTGACGAAGCGGTCGCGTCGGCGATCGATGCGGTGACCGTGTATCGCGACCAAGCCCAGGTGATCCGTCGATTCGACGTGCCTGCTTCTCCCGAACTGCAACGCATTCGCGTAACGGGCTTGCCCGCGCAGTTGGTCGAGGGAACCGCCTATGCCGAAAGCGAAGCCAATACGACGGTCCGCTCCGTGCGGGTCTACACAACCACGCAAGTCTCTCCGGAAAGCCAGCAAAAACTGCGGCAGCTGCGAGCCGAACTGGGAGAGCTTGAAGATGAATTGGAAGCCGCCGAGCAGATGTTGGCGGTCATCGAACAAGATTTGCTGACGGTCGAAAAACTGGTTCGCTTTTCCGCCGAAAAAGCACAACAGAATCTCGATCGCGCCACTCTGGATTCCAAGACGGTGACCGAACTGGCGGACTTTACCATGCAGCGGCGACGGCTGTTGGCCGCGGAGCTGCACGAAGCGCAAGGGCAAGTCCAACAGCTGCAGGAAGACATTGTCGAGAATCAATCGCGGCAACAGAAGATCTCTGCTCAGCAACAGACGCGTGCTTTCGAAGCCATGGTGGAAGTCAATTCGCCGGAGGGCGGTTGGGTGCGGTTGGCCTATCGTGTGAACCAGGTTTCCTGGACGCCCCGCTACACGCTACGCGGACAATCCGGAGACGACGATTCGCGAACTTTCGAATTGCAGTTGGCTGCCGTGGTCTCGCAGGCCAGCGGTGAAGATTGGCAGGACGTGGCTCTCACGTTGTCGACCGCTCAGCCCGACATTCAGTCGGCCGGCCCCATGCTGACTCCACTGCGGGTCGGCACCGCCGCGACCGCCGGTGGCACGGCCGCGGTATCACCGAGTCCCGCGGAGACGTTGGCCGGACTGTCGGGCCGCGACGGCCAGGAAGTCCCCGGTTGGCAAGACCAAGCAGTCTGGCAACGCGATATCGGCCTGAACGCCGAAGCCGGACGGCGGCAACTGGATGAATTGAGCCGTGACCTGAACGCACAGCGAGAGGTTGCCGCCGATGCCGGGGCCGACATCACCGACGCCACCTACCGCGTGCCCGGCCGGATCGATTTAGACAGCCGTGCGGGTGGACAAACCGTAGCAATTTCCAACGACACATTGAACGGTGAACTGGCCTATGTGGTCACGCCCTTATTAAGCAGTTTTGCGTATCGCCAAGCGGAATTGACCAATACGCTGGGACGCAATCTGATCGCCGGCGAAGCGGGGATTTATTTGGATGACAAGTTTGTCGGCACCACCACCTTGCCGCCCACCGCGGCAGGAGGACGTTTGTTGGTCGGTTTCGGCGCCGACCGCCAGTTGCGGACCCGTCGCGAGTTACTGTCGCGTGACAGCAGCATCCACGGCGGCAACCAACGCCAGGAGCTAAAGGTACGGCTGGTGGTTTCGAACTATCACGACCATCCCGTCTCGGTTCGCTTGCTCGATCGCGTGCCGGTCAGCAACCAAGACGCCGCGATCAGTGTCGCCTTGAGCGCGGAAGCGGATGACCAGTTGAGCGACGACGGGCTGTATCGACGCATGCAATATCCCACGGGCATTCTCCGCTGGGACTTGGATGTGCCGGCCGAGCGGTTCGGCAGTAAAGCTTTTGATTTCGAATACCGCTTTACGCTGGAGTACGACCGCCAGCAACAGATCGTCGGCGATCAAATGATCGAGAGCATCCGCAACGACTACCGCTTCGAAAACTCCAGCGGCGGCGGCATGGGAGGCATGGGCGGCGGGATTTTTTAA
- a CDS encoding tetratricopeptide repeat protein has protein sequence MCLGSQPSWAGGGPENVVVLVNSRSAASKQIANFYVSLRDIPAGNVIYLDEVPEGESTDVETFRETILKPTIETINARRMAARIDYLVYSADFPTAVKIHADLENVDVEIPKVLTKTASINGLTYMAGWTMAKNPSYLSLDANGYASQTAEAALQRCYRGPVSKTCNKAMQAYRDDQFDEAFTQFSQLLEDNPSQPALHYWLARCEAQRDNWDAALESLDEAIRRGWCFRVFTSQDEAFAAGADELTFQTRLAAMPDTAWPQHPSREFRASLNWAPNGMPVASPQWGTRYFLSTVLAVTRGAGTTPAEAMANLQRSHDADFTQPRGRFCFTLTGDVRTRTRKPGFDSAIKELKRLGYNAEVIEGKLPENLNDVAGLMIGAANYQWAPTQSRILPGAICENLTSFGGKMDQRGGQTKLSELLRAGAAGSSGTVTEPYAIQAKFPHPSIQVHYAHGSSLAEAFYQSVSGPYQLLIVGDPLCQPWAVPPAFECTGLTAEQAVSGPVKCGLVATGETEIARYEIFMDGRFSGALLPGQPLTFQSTQLADGYHELRIVAIADNSLRTQARQIIPFTVDNRQQSLQLLRSGEGELKANGEVSLSVVSNLDVPIHVVHAGRELATVDAGNGEVTIACQTLGSETVRLQALAAVDGKPMYSEPLVLRIQAAEESPK, from the coding sequence GTGTGTTTAGGTTCTCAACCATCCTGGGCGGGCGGTGGCCCCGAGAACGTGGTGGTGCTGGTCAACAGTCGCTCGGCGGCCTCCAAACAGATCGCCAATTTTTATGTCTCGCTGCGCGATATCCCCGCTGGCAATGTGATCTATTTGGACGAGGTGCCCGAGGGCGAGTCGACCGATGTGGAGACGTTTCGTGAAACGATCCTGAAGCCCACCATCGAGACCATCAACGCCCGGCGGATGGCCGCTCGCATCGATTACCTTGTCTATTCGGCCGACTTTCCCACCGCGGTGAAAATCCACGCCGACCTGGAGAACGTGGACGTCGAGATTCCCAAGGTGCTTACCAAAACCGCCTCGATCAACGGGCTGACCTATATGGCCGGATGGACGATGGCCAAAAACCCTTCTTATCTGTCGCTGGATGCCAACGGCTATGCGTCGCAAACGGCGGAGGCGGCTTTGCAGCGGTGTTACCGGGGGCCCGTTTCGAAGACCTGCAACAAGGCGATGCAGGCTTATCGCGACGACCAATTCGACGAAGCCTTCACGCAGTTCAGTCAGTTGCTGGAAGACAACCCGTCTCAACCCGCGCTGCACTATTGGCTGGCTCGCTGCGAAGCCCAACGCGACAACTGGGACGCGGCGCTGGAGTCGTTGGATGAGGCGATTCGCAGGGGCTGGTGTTTTCGCGTGTTCACCAGCCAAGACGAAGCCTTTGCAGCGGGCGCCGACGAACTGACATTTCAAACGCGGCTGGCCGCCATGCCCGACACCGCATGGCCCCAACATCCCTCAAGAGAGTTTCGCGCGTCGCTGAACTGGGCGCCCAACGGTATGCCCGTGGCGTCACCGCAATGGGGCACGCGTTATTTCCTATCCACCGTGCTGGCCGTGACCCGCGGCGCGGGCACTACCCCGGCGGAAGCGATGGCGAACTTGCAACGATCGCACGATGCGGATTTCACTCAGCCGCGAGGACGATTCTGCTTTACCCTCACCGGCGACGTCCGCACGCGTACGCGGAAACCCGGATTTGACTCCGCGATCAAGGAACTGAAACGCCTGGGCTACAACGCGGAAGTGATCGAGGGCAAGCTTCCCGAAAACCTCAACGACGTGGCTGGACTGATGATCGGAGCCGCCAACTACCAATGGGCACCGACGCAAAGCCGCATCTTGCCTGGAGCCATCTGTGAGAACCTGACCAGCTTTGGCGGCAAAATGGATCAGCGTGGCGGTCAAACGAAACTCAGCGAACTGCTGCGCGCCGGCGCGGCCGGTTCCAGCGGCACAGTGACCGAACCGTATGCCATCCAAGCCAAATTCCCCCATCCGTCGATTCAGGTCCACTACGCCCACGGCAGTTCGTTGGCCGAAGCGTTTTATCAGTCCGTCAGCGGACCCTATCAATTGCTGATCGTCGGAGATCCGCTGTGTCAGCCTTGGGCGGTCCCGCCTGCGTTTGAATGTACCGGCCTGACAGCGGAGCAAGCCGTCAGCGGGCCGGTCAAGTGCGGGTTGGTTGCCACCGGCGAAACTGAAATCGCCCGCTACGAAATTTTTATGGATGGGCGGTTTTCCGGCGCGCTGTTGCCCGGCCAACCGTTGACGTTCCAAAGCACTCAATTGGCCGATGGTTACCATGAGTTGCGGATCGTGGCGATCGCCGACAATTCCCTGCGAACTCAGGCACGTCAGATCATTCCCTTTACCGTCGACAACCGACAGCAATCGCTTCAACTGCTGCGTTCTGGCGAGGGCGAGCTGAAAGCGAATGGTGAGGTGTCATTGAGCGTCGTGTCGAATCTGGATGTGCCGATCCACGTCGTGCATGCGGGACGCGAACTGGCCACGGTAGACGCGGGCAATGGAGAGGTGACGATTGCCTGCCAGACGTTGGGCAGCGAAACCGTACGGTTGCAAGCGCTGGCCGCCGTCGACGGCAAGCCGATGTACAGCGAACCGCTTGTGTTGCGCATTCAAGCCGCCGAGGAATCGCCCAAGTAG
- a CDS encoding AI-2E family transporter: MTESTTSRLPIDLLRPIAVVSLIVAIALAFTWATEIILILFLGVVFGVFLTKVAALISGKLPLGYRGSLTLTVLMLLLLMAGGLALFFVQINQQIERAEKKIDQGLEDLGRFVEQYPVVRSTVASTPFVSDALGVQKSPDKQTAENGSEDSQRAKGSQGMQIPDIPQPVQSAASSIGQLFKTTFGLIVNSLLIFFVGLFLAISPTTYRDGLVQLVPPPRRARAKQVLNAVGDTLWRWLIGRFGSMLVTGLGAFLLLLALGVPMAGTLGIVTALLTFIPNIGAAIALSLAMLFALPEGTATVGGVLAGYLALQLVESYIVTPLIQQQAVSLPPAMLIAAQAIMGVLFGFIGAAVASPLLAAGKRIVQMLYVEDYLGDSSAA, translated from the coding sequence ATGACTGAATCGACGACCTCACGTTTGCCCATCGACCTGCTGCGTCCGATAGCGGTCGTAAGTCTAATCGTTGCCATCGCGCTGGCGTTTACGTGGGCCACGGAAATCATCTTGATTCTGTTTCTGGGGGTCGTATTTGGCGTATTTCTGACCAAAGTGGCGGCCCTGATCAGCGGTAAACTGCCGCTGGGGTACCGCGGTTCTTTAACTCTGACGGTGTTGATGTTGTTGCTGCTGATGGCGGGCGGACTGGCGCTGTTTTTCGTCCAGATCAACCAGCAGATCGAGAGAGCGGAAAAGAAAATCGACCAAGGCTTGGAAGATTTGGGACGCTTCGTCGAACAATACCCGGTGGTGCGTTCGACGGTGGCTTCCACGCCGTTTGTTTCCGACGCGTTGGGAGTGCAAAAATCGCCCGACAAACAAACGGCCGAGAACGGCTCAGAAGATTCCCAGCGTGCAAAGGGGTCGCAGGGGATGCAGATCCCTGACATCCCACAACCGGTCCAAAGCGCGGCCAGCTCGATCGGGCAACTGTTCAAGACCACCTTCGGCTTGATCGTCAACAGTCTGCTGATCTTTTTTGTCGGCCTGTTTCTGGCGATATCGCCGACCACGTACCGCGACGGCTTGGTACAGCTGGTCCCGCCGCCGCGACGAGCACGTGCCAAACAGGTTTTGAACGCCGTCGGGGACACGTTATGGCGGTGGTTGATCGGTCGCTTCGGTTCGATGTTGGTGACCGGCTTGGGCGCGTTCTTGCTGCTGTTGGCGTTGGGCGTCCCGATGGCCGGCACCCTGGGCATCGTGACGGCGCTGCTGACCTTCATCCCCAACATCGGCGCGGCCATCGCGTTGTCGCTGGCGATGCTGTTCGCCCTGCCCGAGGGCACGGCCACGGTGGGTGGTGTGCTGGCGGGATACCTGGCCTTGCAGTTGGTGGAAAGCTATATCGTCACGCCGCTGATTCAACAACAGGCCGTGTCACTGCCGCCTGCAATGTTGATCGCCGCGCAAGCCATCATGGGCGTACTGTTCGGATTCATCGGCGCGGCGGTGGCGTCGCCGCTGCTGGCGGCCGGCAAAAGAATCGTCCAAATGCTGTACGTCGAAGACTACTTGGGCGATTCCTCGGCGGCTTGA
- a CDS encoding arylsulfatase, translating into MSSPIRIAVAVLTYVVLFPTAQAQTAERPNVLLILADDLGYSDLGCYGSEIETPNLDRLAEGGLRFTQFYNTARCWPTRAALLTGYYAQTVRRDIVPGVRSGGRGVRQDWATLLPVHLKPLGYRSYHSGKWHIDGMPIENGFDRSYLLKDQGRFFNPQVHWQDDERLPPVEKDSGYYATEAIGQHAIECLEEHHRQHADKPFFHYLAFTAPHFPLHALPQDIEKYKSIYRQGWEKVRQQRWAKIKQMGLLEGELSAVERDLGPPYAFPDHLEILGSGEVNRPVPWDALTAEQQKFQADKMAIHAAMIDRMDQVIGKVLRQLEAMGQSDNTLVMFLSDNGSSAEIMVRADGHDPQAPPGSAASYLCLGPGWSTTGNTPFRRHKTWTHEGGISTPLIASWPRGIQHSGAIRRQVGHVIDVLPTIVELAGGTLDVPEAESVRPALPGKSLVAVLQKDAPLQRDWLWWFHDGHKAIRVGKWKAVAAKDGPWELYDLAADRAESNDLAESNPDRLRRLVQLWDEQLAAHAAAAQEQ; encoded by the coding sequence ATGTCGTCCCCCATCCGGATCGCCGTTGCGGTGCTGACGTATGTTGTTCTTTTCCCGACCGCGCAGGCTCAGACCGCCGAACGTCCCAACGTGTTGTTAATCTTAGCGGATGATCTGGGCTATTCGGATCTGGGTTGTTACGGCAGCGAGATCGAGACGCCGAATCTGGATCGGCTGGCGGAGGGGGGCCTGCGTTTTACACAGTTTTACAATACGGCTCGTTGCTGGCCCACGCGGGCGGCCCTGCTGACCGGCTACTACGCTCAAACCGTTCGCCGCGACATTGTTCCAGGCGTTCGCAGCGGAGGCCGCGGCGTGCGGCAGGATTGGGCAACACTGCTGCCCGTGCATCTCAAACCGCTTGGCTATCGCTCTTATCACAGCGGGAAATGGCACATCGATGGGATGCCGATCGAAAACGGATTTGACCGTTCGTATCTGCTAAAGGATCAAGGTCGATTCTTTAATCCTCAAGTGCACTGGCAGGACGACGAACGTTTACCGCCGGTAGAAAAAGACTCCGGCTATTATGCGACCGAGGCGATTGGTCAGCACGCGATTGAATGTCTCGAAGAACATCACAGGCAGCACGCCGACAAACCCTTCTTTCACTACCTTGCCTTTACCGCTCCACATTTCCCCCTGCACGCCCTGCCCCAAGACATCGAAAAATATAAATCGATATACCGGCAGGGGTGGGAGAAAGTTCGTCAGCAGCGGTGGGCAAAGATCAAACAGATGGGCTTGCTCGAAGGAGAATTATCGGCTGTCGAACGCGACCTCGGTCCGCCGTATGCCTTTCCCGATCATCTGGAAATTTTAGGTTCTGGCGAAGTGAACCGGCCTGTTCCCTGGGACGCGTTGACGGCGGAGCAACAGAAGTTCCAAGCCGACAAGATGGCCATTCATGCCGCCATGATCGATCGCATGGACCAAGTGATCGGCAAGGTATTGCGACAACTGGAGGCGATGGGCCAGTCCGACAACACGCTGGTCATGTTTCTATCCGACAATGGCAGTAGTGCCGAAATCATGGTCCGTGCCGATGGGCACGACCCCCAAGCTCCGCCCGGCTCGGCGGCCAGCTATCTGTGCCTGGGACCGGGCTGGTCGACGACCGGGAACACGCCTTTTCGGCGCCATAAAACCTGGACGCACGAAGGCGGGATCTCGACGCCTTTGATCGCCTCCTGGCCGCGAGGCATTCAGCACTCCGGTGCGATTCGTCGACAAGTCGGACACGTGATCGACGTGCTACCCACGATCGTGGAACTGGCCGGCGGGACGCTGGACGTGCCGGAAGCAGAGTCGGTTCGACCGGCCTTGCCGGGTAAAAGTTTGGTTGCCGTATTGCAGAAGGACGCACCGCTGCAGCGCGACTGGTTGTGGTGGTTCCACGATGGTCACAAAGCGATTCGGGTGGGGAAATGGAAGGCGGTGGCAGCCAAAGACGGTCCCTGGGAACTGTACGATTTGGCCGCAGACCGGGCGGAGTCGAATGACTTGGCGGAATCGAATCCCGATCGGTTGCGGCGGTTGGTCCAGCTGTGGGACGAACAACTGGCCGCCCACGCTGCCGCAGCTCAAGAACAATAA